In the genome of Nonlabens sp. MB-3u-79, one region contains:
- a CDS encoding OsmC family protein yields MKITIERKNKDYLMEATGKSGNKVMIDHSGMEVVQGVSPMELLLMGVGSCSAIDMISILKKQRQEITSYKVEVEGERYLLDDSRPFKEMHVKVFLEGAIDPDKAQRAADLSFEKYCSVSKTFDKMVAIQYKVFVNAS; encoded by the coding sequence ATGAAAATCACCATAGAAAGAAAAAACAAGGATTACCTGATGGAAGCCACAGGCAAGTCAGGTAATAAAGTAATGATAGACCACAGTGGTATGGAGGTCGTTCAAGGAGTAAGTCCTATGGAATTATTGCTTATGGGTGTAGGTTCTTGTAGTGCGATTGATATGATTTCCATCCTTAAAAAACAACGCCAAGAAATTACCAGTTATAAAGTAGAAGTAGAAGGAGAACGTTATTTACTAGATGACTCCAGACCTTTTAAAGAAATGCATGTAAAAGTATTTTTGGAAGGAGCTATCGATCCAGACAAAGCCCAAAGGGCTGCTGACTTAAGCTTTGAAAAGTATTGTTCGGTTTCTAAAACCTTTGATAAAATGGTTGCTATACAGTACAAAGTATTTGTAAATGCTAGCTAA